One window of Microcoleus vaginatus PCC 9802 genomic DNA carries:
- a CDS encoding DUF3148 domain-containing protein, giving the protein MEKEFTIGQKVRVVAMPPYVKTAEPMPMLRPANLIAIGAEGVVIDRRPGNYWGIRFEKGAFLLDSQYIEAAESNVEGNG; this is encoded by the coding sequence ATGGAAAAAGAATTTACAATCGGTCAAAAAGTCCGAGTTGTGGCGATGCCGCCTTACGTCAAAACTGCCGAACCGATGCCGATGCTGCGGCCTGCGAATTTAATTGCGATCGGCGCTGAAGGTGTTGTAATCGATCGGCGTCCCGGCAATTATTGGGGAATTCGCTTTGAAAAAGGTGCTTTTTTGTTAGACAGTCAGTACATTGAAGCGGCGGAAAGTAATGTAGAAGGTAATGGGTAG
- a CDS encoding DUF4327 family protein, producing the protein MIQSTIKIKYSLDVIQDEARHLVHEGVLSRQQPIYTLCQFIPPREWACVECELEKCDFLLRDRIADLIGSENWDND; encoded by the coding sequence ATGATTCAGTCAACTATCAAAATCAAATACTCTTTAGATGTCATCCAGGATGAAGCCCGTCACCTCGTGCACGAGGGTGTGCTGAGCCGGCAACAGCCTATCTACACGCTCTGCCAATTCATTCCGCCTCGGGAATGGGCTTGCGTGGAGTGCGAGTTAGAAAAATGCGACTTCTTGCTGCGCGATCGCATCGCCGACCTGATCGGTTCTGAAAACTGGGACAATGACTAA
- a CDS encoding EAL domain-containing protein, whose product MSQSPRDRKTQLNMLKNDSSKYLPTLAQVIDRYPLTVAPDTPLAEVITLMGQRRGTCSLNADIPPTDIYQPLTEIANPPTSSAFRDATGICVFVVEESLEKLSSHSAPHSQLQGIFTERDLVDLIASGKNLKGITIAEVMRQPAATLTKSETQDIFSALILLGQRRIKHLPILDSEGQLLGVITPESIRQAMLKPANILQMRRVKEVMTAQVIQAPRSASVRSLAELMAQHRVSCVVITESTELSMNLPFPIPVGIVTERDIVEFQALDIDLSQTIAQTVMSTPLFSLKQEDSLWVAHQEMHQRLVRRLVVTGEEGELLGIVTQTNILRVLDPMEMSGAIDVLHDSVAQRTRELQKAIASLSLTNARLEREIATRVRAEARLHLLESAVVNANDAIVIMDAGDSDISDPTIIYANEAFTQMTGYLPEEIIGKTPSCLRGPESDPTQVAKIRRSFSRREPLRVELINYRKDGSTYWVELNSVPIADTSGNVTHWVSVQRDITDRKRMEQAFFEEKELAQVTLQSIGDAVITTDADGCISTLNPVAETLTGWSTLEAKGLPLARVLRIVDETTRWPIENIAEIALGEGRIVDQGHNSLLIDRNNTEFAIDHCVAPIHASNGEIVGAVVVFRDVTQVRTQARQLTWQATHDPLTQLVNRREFEYQLEHALHGAQGYGQEHVMLYLDLDRFKIVNDTCGHAAGDELLRQVSQLFKSNIHKTDILARLGGDEFAVLLYNCPVERGLNVAESLLRSIQRFRFAWQDKTFSIGVSIGLVAINPKTASTSAILSAADMACYAAKNKGRNRVQVYQAGDQELIKQHGETEWVVQIHQALEENRFCLYSQPIVPLLNSPTTGTHREILLRLQLETGELVSPMAFIPAAERYNLMHAIDRWVIRTLFSNLSKIFTANLLVQNPGVDSDKIVTFPACSILSNPQSSFGKYPSLYSINLSGDSLNEEKFIEFIQEQFSIHQIPPQIICFEITETVAIGNLSKAASLIWQLKELGCQFALDDFGSGMSSFAYLKSLPVDYLKIDGNFIKHIVDNPIDIAMVEAITKIAHVMGIKTIAEYVENQTIMDKINELGVDYAQGYHLGKPQPCNFTSPILEEVLGEFPVNSLAFEAKLAC is encoded by the coding sequence ATGTCGCAGAGTCCACGCGATCGCAAAACTCAATTAAATATGCTCAAAAACGATTCATCCAAGTATCTGCCAACCTTAGCTCAAGTAATTGACCGCTACCCCTTGACAGTTGCGCCCGATACCCCACTAGCAGAAGTAATTACCCTGATGGGCCAACGGCGCGGAACTTGCTCTCTAAACGCAGACATTCCACCAACCGATATCTATCAGCCACTAACAGAAATCGCAAATCCCCCCACCTCAAGTGCATTTAGAGACGCGACAGGTATCTGCGTCTTTGTCGTGGAAGAATCCCTAGAAAAATTATCCTCGCACTCTGCTCCACATTCTCAATTGCAAGGAATCTTCACCGAAAGGGATCTTGTCGATTTGATTGCCTCGGGCAAAAACTTAAAAGGTATCACCATCGCAGAAGTAATGAGGCAGCCTGCTGCAACTCTCACAAAATCCGAGACTCAAGACATTTTCAGCGCCCTAATTCTGCTGGGGCAACGAAGAATTAAGCATTTACCAATATTGGATAGTGAAGGTCAACTCTTAGGAGTAATTACCCCGGAAAGCATTCGCCAAGCCATGCTGAAACCGGCAAATATCTTACAAATGCGCCGCGTGAAAGAAGTAATGACAGCACAAGTCATTCAAGCACCTCGCTCCGCGTCAGTTAGGAGTTTAGCCGAGTTGATGGCCCAGCACCGCGTTAGCTGCGTAGTAATTACCGAATCAACAGAATTATCGATGAATTTACCGTTCCCCATTCCAGTAGGTATAGTCACAGAACGGGATATTGTCGAATTTCAAGCTTTAGATATAGATTTGTCGCAAACGATCGCCCAAACTGTGATGAGTACCCCCTTATTTAGCCTCAAGCAAGAAGACTCGCTGTGGGTAGCTCATCAGGAAATGCACCAGCGTTTAGTCCGCAGGTTAGTAGTAACGGGGGAAGAGGGAGAACTCCTGGGAATAGTTACTCAAACCAACATACTTCGCGTACTTGACCCGATGGAAATGTCCGGGGCGATCGATGTTCTGCACGATTCAGTGGCACAAAGGACTAGGGAATTGCAAAAAGCGATCGCATCCCTGAGCTTGACTAACGCCAGACTAGAAAGGGAAATTGCTACCCGCGTGCGGGCCGAGGCCAGGCTCCACCTTTTAGAATCTGCTGTAGTGAACGCTAACGACGCAATCGTGATTATGGATGCCGGAGACAGCGATATCTCCGACCCCACCATCATCTATGCCAACGAAGCTTTTACCCAAATGACGGGCTACCTACCCGAAGAAATCATCGGGAAAACCCCCAGTTGCTTGCGTGGCCCAGAAAGCGACCCAACCCAAGTCGCTAAAATTCGCCGTAGTTTCTCTCGCCGAGAACCCCTACGCGTAGAATTGATTAACTACCGCAAAGACGGTTCAACATATTGGGTGGAACTCAACAGCGTACCCATTGCCGACACCTCCGGGAACGTTACCCACTGGGTGTCGGTGCAGCGAGATATTACCGATCGCAAGCGCATGGAACAAGCATTTTTTGAAGAAAAAGAACTCGCTCAGGTTACTCTACAATCGATCGGCGATGCCGTAATCACTACTGACGCCGACGGCTGCATTTCCACCCTTAATCCAGTTGCCGAAACACTCACGGGTTGGTCTACATTGGAAGCTAAAGGTTTGCCCCTCGCCCGCGTGCTGAGAATAGTTGACGAAACTACCAGGTGGCCGATCGAAAATATCGCCGAAATCGCTTTGGGCGAAGGTCGGATTGTTGACCAAGGACACAACAGCTTGCTGATTGACCGCAACAACACCGAATTTGCGATCGACCACTGCGTCGCCCCCATCCACGCTAGCAACGGCGAAATTGTCGGGGCCGTCGTTGTGTTCCGAGATGTTACGCAAGTGCGAACTCAAGCGCGGCAACTCACCTGGCAGGCAACTCATGACCCCCTGACGCAATTAGTCAACCGCCGGGAATTTGAGTACCAGCTAGAGCACGCCTTACACGGCGCTCAAGGTTACGGGCAAGAACACGTGATGCTTTACCTGGATCTCGATCGCTTCAAAATAGTTAACGACACCTGCGGTCATGCTGCAGGGGACGAACTACTGCGCCAAGTCAGCCAGCTATTTAAAAGCAATATCCACAAAACCGATATTTTGGCGCGTCTGGGTGGCGATGAATTTGCCGTACTCCTGTACAATTGTCCCGTCGAACGAGGATTGAATGTTGCAGAATCGCTGCTGCGAAGCATTCAGCGATTCCGCTTTGCGTGGCAGGATAAAACTTTTTCGATCGGCGTCAGTATCGGTTTGGTAGCAATCAATCCCAAAACAGCCTCGACATCTGCGATTTTGAGCGCGGCCGATATGGCCTGCTACGCTGCTAAAAATAAAGGTCGCAACCGGGTGCAGGTTTATCAAGCCGGCGATCAAGAATTAATCAAACAGCACGGCGAAACCGAGTGGGTGGTGCAAATTCATCAAGCTTTAGAAGAGAATCGCTTTTGCTTGTATTCTCAGCCGATCGTACCTTTGCTCAACTCACCAACTACCGGAACCCACCGCGAAATCCTCCTGCGCCTCCAGCTTGAAACTGGTGAGTTGGTGTCGCCGATGGCGTTTATTCCAGCGGCCGAACGCTACAACTTGATGCACGCGATCGACCGCTGGGTAATTCGCACTTTATTTAGCAATTTATCTAAAATTTTCACGGCAAATTTATTAGTCCAAAACCCCGGGGTAGACAGCGATAAAATAGTTACCTTCCCTGCTTGCTCTATTTTGTCTAATCCGCAATCCTCATTTGGCAAATATCCCAGCCTTTATTCGATCAACCTTTCTGGGGACAGCCTCAACGAAGAAAAGTTTATCGAGTTTATTCAGGAGCAGTTTTCCATCCATCAAATACCGCCGCAAATAATTTGTTTTGAAATTACAGAAACCGTGGCGATCGGTAATCTCAGTAAGGCAGCCAGCTTGATTTGGCAACTCAAGGAACTAGGCTGCCAGTTTGCCTTGGACGACTTCGGCAGCGGGATGTCTTCCTTTGCTTACCTGAAAAGCTTGCCGGTTGATTATCTCAAAATAGACGGCAATTTTATTAAGCATATTGTCGATAATCCTATTGATATCGCAATGGTGGAAGCTATTACCAAAATCGCTCACGTCATGGGCATTAAAACTATTGCCGAGTATGTGGAAAATCAAACAATTATGGATAAAATCAATGAACTAGGGGTAGATTACGCTCAAGGCTATCATTTGGGAAAACCTCAGCCTTGTAACTTCACATCTCCTATTTTAGAAGAAGTTTTGGGGGAGTTTCCTGTTAATTCTTTGGCTTTTGAGGCTAAGCTGGCTTGTTGA
- a CDS encoding ABC transporter ATP-binding protein gives MANVRLENITRRYQNVTAIENISFKIPDGEFWVLVGPSGCGKSTIMRTIAGLETATSGNLYIGDNLVNNIPARQRDVAMVFQNYALYPHMTVAENLAFGLRMRNVDPTKIQERVETVARSLSIDHLLKRKPKQLSGGQQQRVALGRAIAREPKVFLLDEPLSNLDAQLRDDTRAELKQLHQRLGITTVYVTHDQVEAMTLADKIVVLNGGKIQQIGDPQSIYAKPANRMVATFLGNPAMNILPAIYTNESFQVGNQHLACPPSIQKKLQAREGQGFDLGIRPENIEIFTPQTVEDDDLKTDVWALEKVPLDVEVKVVEPLGRETLIRASLPLVSAETTVQVQVPASVRLRSGDRLTVQLDFDRLFIFDPSTGEALYP, from the coding sequence ATGGCAAATGTTCGCTTAGAAAATATTACCCGACGCTACCAAAACGTCACCGCGATCGAAAATATCAGCTTCAAAATCCCGGACGGAGAATTTTGGGTATTAGTCGGGCCCTCCGGCTGCGGGAAATCTACAATTATGCGGACAATTGCAGGTTTAGAAACCGCAACTTCCGGCAATCTTTACATCGGAGATAATTTAGTTAACAACATTCCGGCGAGACAGCGGGATGTAGCAATGGTGTTTCAAAATTACGCGCTTTATCCGCACATGACTGTCGCAGAAAACTTGGCATTTGGATTGCGGATGCGGAATGTTGACCCGACTAAAATTCAAGAACGAGTCGAAACAGTGGCGCGATCGCTCTCGATCGACCACCTCCTTAAGCGTAAGCCCAAACAGCTATCAGGCGGACAGCAGCAGCGGGTAGCACTGGGAAGGGCGATCGCCCGCGAACCGAAAGTATTCCTTTTAGACGAACCGCTTTCTAACCTCGATGCTCAACTGCGAGACGACACTAGAGCCGAACTCAAACAACTGCATCAAAGGCTAGGAATTACCACAGTTTACGTCACCCACGACCAAGTGGAAGCGATGACTTTAGCTGATAAGATTGTAGTCTTAAATGGGGGAAAAATTCAACAAATTGGAGACCCGCAAAGCATTTATGCCAAACCAGCTAACCGCATGGTTGCCACATTTTTAGGCAATCCCGCCATGAACATTTTGCCGGCAATTTATACTAACGAATCCTTTCAAGTGGGAAATCAACATTTAGCCTGTCCGCCCTCGATTCAGAAAAAATTGCAGGCGAGAGAAGGACAAGGATTTGATTTGGGCATCCGTCCAGAAAATATAGAAATCTTTACCCCACAAACGGTAGAAGATGATGATTTGAAAACCGATGTTTGGGCACTAGAAAAAGTCCCCCTCGATGTAGAGGTAAAAGTAGTGGAACCTCTGGGGCGAGAAACTTTAATCCGGGCGAGTTTGCCTTTGGTGAGCGCTGAAACTACTGTACAGGTGCAAGTACCTGCGAGTGTTCGCTTGCGATCGGGCGATCGGCTGACGGTACAGCTTGACTTCGATCGACTATTTATATTTGACCCTTCCACCGGTGAAGCGCTGTATCCTTAA
- a CDS encoding beta-glucosidase, whose translation MIDNLSLPELVAQMFVVRASGCLFDHQIRYPEWEPTASKLRYYLEKLGVGGVILVGGSAAELAVRSHQLQSWAKFPLLLAADIEEGVGQRFGGATWFGPPMAIAEVARHDAGKADRYAEQMGAVTAIEARAIGLNWIFAPVVDVNNNPDNPVINVRAFGETPEIVGKLAAAFIRGAGQHPVLTTAKHFPGHGDTAVDSHLELPVLPHSPARLAQVELPPFVEAIAAGADAVMSAHLLIPAWDAEFPATLSRKILIGKLREELGFEGLIVTDALVMGAIANKYGTNEAAVLAAEAGADVLLMPLDPEGAILAVCEAVTQGRLSIAQIKESVKRIWSAKAKVGLLVKEKEKAVNSTSIDSIDLGLLANPEARSTAADILRDSLKFGGSLPLVAKKPPENQLLRNLIVVDDVLGCEFLGNHTPAIAIPEQFGYELQLIDDRTGAIAENTGAEHFSATLLQIFIRGNCFRGSAGLTEAAQDWFKKLLKTGELQAVLIYGSPYVLEQFLPHLPPSIPYVFCFGQMPAAQSLALELLFGINETGNA comes from the coding sequence ATGATTGACAATCTTTCCTTACCAGAACTGGTGGCCCAGATGTTCGTGGTGCGCGCTTCTGGCTGCTTGTTCGACCACCAAATCCGCTATCCCGAATGGGAACCAACTGCTAGCAAACTCCGCTATTATCTGGAAAAGTTGGGCGTCGGCGGCGTGATTTTGGTGGGGGGAAGTGCTGCGGAGTTGGCGGTTCGATCGCACCAATTGCAGTCTTGGGCCAAGTTTCCGCTGCTGCTGGCGGCTGATATTGAAGAAGGTGTCGGCCAGCGGTTCGGCGGGGCGACTTGGTTCGGGCCGCCGATGGCAATTGCCGAAGTGGCGCGGCACGATGCAGGTAAAGCCGATCGATATGCTGAACAAATGGGGGCTGTCACTGCGATCGAAGCTAGGGCGATCGGTCTAAATTGGATTTTCGCACCAGTGGTTGATGTTAACAACAATCCCGACAATCCTGTGATTAACGTCCGCGCTTTTGGCGAGACACCGGAAATTGTCGGGAAATTAGCCGCTGCTTTTATTCGCGGCGCAGGTCAACACCCGGTTTTGACTACAGCTAAGCATTTTCCCGGCCACGGAGACACGGCGGTTGATTCTCACTTGGAATTGCCGGTTTTGCCGCATTCGCCAGCGAGATTGGCCCAGGTGGAGTTGCCTCCTTTTGTGGAGGCGATCGCCGCTGGGGCCGATGCTGTGATGAGTGCTCACTTGCTGATTCCGGCTTGGGATGCCGAGTTTCCTGCTACTCTTTCTCGCAAGATTTTGATCGGCAAGCTGCGAGAAGAGTTGGGATTTGAAGGTTTGATCGTGACGGATGCTTTGGTGATGGGTGCGATCGCCAATAAGTACGGCACTAATGAAGCTGCTGTTTTGGCGGCTGAGGCTGGTGCTGATGTTTTGCTGATGCCGCTTGACCCGGAAGGGGCGATTCTGGCTGTCTGCGAAGCTGTCACTCAAGGGCGACTTTCTATAGCACAAATCAAGGAATCTGTCAAGCGAATTTGGTCTGCTAAAGCTAAAGTCGGTTTGTTAGTAAAGGAAAAGGAAAAAGCAGTAAATTCAACATCGATCGACTCGATCGACTTAGGTTTGCTGGCAAACCCAGAGGCAAGGTCAACTGCTGCCGATATTTTGCGAGATTCTTTGAAATTTGGAGGTTCTCTGCCTTTAGTGGCGAAAAAGCCCCCAGAAAACCAGCTTTTGCGGAATTTGATTGTTGTAGATGATGTTTTGGGGTGCGAGTTTTTGGGCAACCACACTCCGGCGATCGCCATTCCCGAACAGTTTGGTTACGAATTGCAACTAATTGACGATCGCACAGGCGCGATCGCTGAAAATACAGGTGCAGAGCATTTTTCTGCGACGCTGCTGCAAATTTTCATTCGCGGCAATTGCTTCCGAGGCAGTGCTGGTTTGACCGAAGCAGCTCAAGATTGGTTTAAGAAATTATTAAAGACGGGTGAACTGCAAGCTGTATTAATTTACGGAAGCCCCTACGTTTTAGAGCAATTTTTGCCACACTTGCCTCCGAGTATTCCTTATGTATTCTGTTTTGGGCAGATGCCGGCCGCGCAATCTCTCGCTCTAGAATTGCTATTCGGCATTAACGAAACTGGTAATGCTTGA
- a CDS encoding Uma2 family endonuclease codes for MADNQPESEPKKVISLEEFLVNPTDRREWVDGNLVEKTGMTFKHSLAQSKLARFWGNYKDSSGQGGEVLTDIVCRTNKQGRRPDVAYITPELLPESGNFTAFSQSFPLIAEVASPEDSGEELFAKAQEYLESGCLEVWLLFPEARLIFVNAGQRWRLFNADEVVKTQSVLADFSVAVSELLA; via the coding sequence ATAGCAGATAATCAGCCCGAATCTGAACCTAAAAAAGTCATATCTCTAGAAGAGTTTTTAGTCAACCCTACTGATAGAAGAGAATGGGTTGACGGCAACTTAGTGGAGAAAACAGGAATGACATTCAAGCACAGTCTAGCTCAATCTAAATTAGCCCGTTTCTGGGGAAATTATAAAGACTCCAGCGGACAGGGAGGAGAAGTTCTTACCGACATAGTTTGCCGCACTAACAAACAGGGTCGCCGTCCCGATGTTGCTTACATCACTCCTGAATTGTTGCCAGAATCAGGCAATTTTACAGCATTTTCGCAAAGTTTTCCTTTGATAGCGGAAGTTGCTTCCCCGGAAGATAGCGGCGAAGAGTTATTTGCGAAAGCTCAGGAATATTTGGAATCGGGATGTTTAGAAGTTTGGTTGCTGTTTCCTGAAGCTAGATTAATATTTGTCAATGCAGGGCAACGCTGGCGGTTGTTTAATGCCGATGAAGTTGTTAAGACTCAAAGTGTGCTTGCAGACTTTAGCGTAGCCGTCAGTGAATTGTTGGCTTGA
- the rbfA gene encoding 30S ribosome-binding factor RbfA, with protein MATNRRIERVASLIKREVSLMLLNGIKDDRVGAGMVSVTDVIVSGDLQHTKIFVSIYGTDEAKAETMEGLKSATSYVRNQLGQRVQLRRTPEVIFLEDHSLERGDKMLILLNQLSADRKPGMFDDEGLADGNENDDDDDLEADED; from the coding sequence ATGGCTACAAATCGTCGCATTGAGCGTGTAGCTTCACTGATTAAACGGGAAGTCAGCCTGATGTTGCTGAATGGAATCAAGGACGACCGTGTAGGTGCTGGTATGGTTAGCGTTACCGACGTAATTGTTTCGGGAGACCTTCAGCATACAAAAATTTTTGTCAGCATCTACGGTACTGATGAGGCAAAGGCCGAGACTATGGAGGGCTTGAAATCTGCTACTAGCTACGTCCGCAACCAGTTGGGTCAACGGGTGCAACTGCGCCGGACACCGGAAGTGATATTTCTCGAAGACCATTCTTTGGAACGGGGCGATAAAATGTTGATACTGCTGAATCAGCTTTCTGCCGATCGCAAACCGGGTATGTTTGATGACGAAGGATTGGCGGATGGCAATGAAAATGATGATGATGATGATTTAGAAGCAGACGAGGATTAG
- a CDS encoding HD domain-containing protein produces MLSNRFSEALTYAAELHATQLRKGSGVPYIAHLLGTASIALEYGANEDEAIAALLHDAIEDQGGATTREAIHRRFGDTVTAIVDGCTDSDTTPKPPWRQRKQAYIDRIPTASASVRLVSAADKLYNVRSILKDYRQLGDLVWERFKGGKDGSLWYYRSLVEAFRQAELTPIVEELDRTVLELEQFSEG; encoded by the coding sequence ATTCTCTCAAACCGTTTTTCTGAAGCCCTCACCTATGCCGCCGAATTGCACGCTACCCAACTTCGCAAAGGTTCCGGCGTTCCGTACATTGCCCATTTGTTGGGCACTGCTAGTATAGCTTTAGAATATGGGGCAAATGAAGATGAGGCGATCGCAGCTTTGCTTCACGATGCGATCGAAGATCAAGGTGGCGCCACCACCCGCGAAGCCATCCACCGCCGCTTTGGCGATACCGTCACAGCGATTGTAGACGGCTGTACCGACAGTGACACGACGCCGAAACCCCCTTGGCGGCAGCGAAAACAAGCTTATATCGATCGCATTCCTACAGCTTCTGCCTCAGTAAGATTAGTCTCGGCTGCTGATAAACTTTATAATGTTCGATCGATCCTGAAAGATTACCGTCAATTGGGCGACTTGGTTTGGGAACGCTTCAAAGGTGGCAAAGACGGTTCTCTCTGGTATTATCGTTCTTTAGTAGAAGCATTCCGCCAAGCTGAGTTAACGCCTATAGTTGAAGAATTAGACCGCACAGTTTTAGAATTGGAACAGTTTTCTGAAGGCTGA